Proteins encoded in a region of the Carassius gibelio isolate Cgi1373 ecotype wild population from Czech Republic chromosome B5, carGib1.2-hapl.c, whole genome shotgun sequence genome:
- the zgc:153704 gene encoding lipocalin-like: protein MANALLGLMGVLLCVLAVSSEVTPQADFNLKGVAGKWYLIGFATNAEWFVARKANMKMGTSMLTPTDEGDLEISYSSLNRDGTCWTMNNLAQKTDIPGKFSFRSKRWETDNDMRVVDVKYDEYALIHIIKTKADSTTLLNKLYGRTPDLSQDVLDKFTEFSLEQGILLENIAILPKNDECP from the exons ATGGCAAACGCCCTGCTGGGATTGATGGGAGTTTTGCTCTGTGTCCTTGCTGTCAGTTCTGAGGTCACACCGCAGGCAGACTTCAACCTCAAGGGG GTGGCTGGGAAATGGTACCTGATTGGTTTTGCCACCAATGCTGAGTGGTTTGTCGCCCGCAAGGCGAACATGAAGATGGGCACCTCCATGCTGACACCAACTGATGAAGGAGATCTGGAGATATCATATTCCAGTCTCAA TCGGGATGGCACATGCTGGACAATGAACAATCTGGCTCAAAAGACGGATATTCCAGGGAAATTCAGCTTCCGCAGTAAAC GCTGGGAGACTGACAATGACATGCGTGTTGTTGATGTGAAGTATGATGAATATGCTTTGATCCACATCATCAAGACCAAAGCCGACTCCACCACGCTTCTCAACAAACTCTACG GACGAACCCCAGACCTGAGTCAGGACGTCCTGGACAAGTTCACTGAGTTTTCACTGGAGCAAGGCATTCTGCTTGAGAACATCGCCATCCTGCCGAAAAATG ACGAGTGTCCTTGA